CAGTAGTGTCAGAAGCACTGGATGTTGCAGCGGAAGCAATCTTGGCGAATATGCTCAGGGACTTTGTCCAGCGTTCATTGGATTCCCGCGCATTGCATGACGGGTATACGGGGCCGCTTATCTCCGCGCTCCAGCAAGATATTCTTGCTTCCGGGAATTACACGAGCGTTGATTTCGACCTAGCTCTAAAACAGTTGGAAGATCAGAGGTTCGTCCAGACTGGGCCGCGGAAAGCCTACGAAAACGACCCCAGTTCGTCGCTCGTCTTTATCGGCAGCTACTCTACGCGAGAGTATGCCTATCTAACCGAAAGCGGGTACCGACGGGCGAAGCCCTCACCTAGCTCGCGCGAGCACGGCCAAGGCAGGACCAATGTTCATATATCCGGTGGAACGTTCAACCAATCTCAAATCGGAATTGGCGATAGCGTGAGTCAGCATCTGAGCGTGGATGTCTCGAACGACACCAAAACCATCGAATATCTGCTTGATCTGCTCAAGCAATCAGGGCAGCCGGTGAACGACGCAGCGCGAGCGCACATGGCTGAAATGGTCAGCAAAGCGAACACTGGTGATCTTCCTGCGGTCAAGCCTTTATTTAAGCGCATCTTCGGGACAGCGGTGGACGGCGTGAAACAGACGGCATGGGGTGTTCTCACTGCGATCATTACCAGTCAAATGGGATTGAGTTAGCCGCACCGCGTCCCTCCAGTCACGCCCGTGCTGTCTTCGTGCCGCCTGGGTGTCTCGCCGGGAGGCCATGGGGGGATTTCGGCTCGCGAGGCCGGGGACACCTTGCCACGCATTTCTGGGAGAAAAATGAGGCTGCTACAGTTTTCAAGGGCGTCGGCCATTGACTCCTGATCAAAGCGGCCCGAGTCATCTCAGCCTAAACGGCTTTGCAGGCCGTCATTTTTTTACTCAGTATCTTGGCTAGATTAACCAACCATGTTGACCAACGTTGCCCGTGCGCTCCAGATCGAACTCTTTCCGTTATTATGAGAACTCCACATCACAAGGAAATACAAATGGCCGAGCAGACCAATGCCCCCCGCGAGGGCGAACAGGTAGCGCCGCAACACGTCATCACGACCGCGGAAAATGACTGGTTCCTTCAATCGTTAGTAAGCATAGTCAATGCCAGTGATATGGAGATTGGCATTACGCTGTTTGTCAGTGGTGCACTCGTCAGCGGCCAACTTGTCGGCGGCAAGCACTATTTCGAAGGCTTCGCGTCCGAGTTCGCAACCGGATTCGACGATCCCGAAGTGGCAGCATCATTCAAAAGAAACTTCGAGAAATACGGCGAGATATTTGTCGAGCCGGATGGGACGTACAAGCAAGATTTGGAAGCACCTCACTTCATCCACCTTAAAAATGCGCGAATGTTCCACCCGGGTGGAAAAGCGATTCCTGACAATCGTGGAACATGGTGGCGTGGTCGAATCCGGGAAATTTCCGGATTCAGCTTGGGCTCACTTAGCCAGAGCTAAACAAGCGATCAAAAGTCCACTGCAGTCTGCAGTTCAAGGATGGAATGACTGCAGGCTTGTCCAGCATGGCTCCTGCCCCTTGCTGCAGCAAATTTGTAGCAAAAAAGCCCGCTTGACGCGGGCTTTTGTGCTTTTGGGCATCGGCCCCATCCAGTGATGGAAACTTCTTGCAATGCCCGGTGATGCAGCAGTACCAGCAGCACCTGCGGCTTATCCGACAATGCCTAGCGTACAAACCTACGCCCAGACCTATGCTCATGCTTGCAGGGAATGGGGCGTTATCGACCCAGAACCGCCGTTCGCTGGATCAGACTTTTGGCATCGGGTATCTCCGCATCGGTGCACTGGCATGCTCAATCCGGGTTACGAGGCTGCGCTACTCATTATTGAACTCGTTGTAGCGGTCTTCGTCATCAGGCTCTTCGGCATAATAATCGACGGGGTCAAAGGTAAGGGTCTTAGTAAATTGACTACCGAAGCCCGCCGCGAAAAGTTGATTATGGCCCTTGATAGTGAGCCCACATGCTTTACAGATGAGTTCGGTGGGCAACATCAAAGTCCTAACCACCATTTCGTCGTGTTCCAGCACAGGTGGCTGCTGTCGAAATCCTTCGCCCAGCAGCAGCGCCTTTGAATTGCACGACGGGCAGTCGATTACGTGGCCAAGATTTGGTCTAGCGACGCTCGCCGCGGTCTTTGCCAGTTCATCCCTTTCGTCTTGCGCCTTGTTTTTCCAGACTTCCGCGTGCGCATTGATCAAGCCTTTGACACTTTTGGCTGTTTCATCGGCAGCAGCCGCGAGCATCTTCACTGCTGCGTCGGCTTCGTCTTTGCCGAGAAAATCTCGGAGCGTCTTCTTTTGGAACCTTAGCAACACCTGCGTCGCCTCGAAGAAGCGAGGGAGCCAAGTGTGATTGGCGAGTTTGGAAAAGGGTAATCCGCCGCTATGCAACTCCTCATTTCGCTTGTTGGCCAAACCCTTGCAAAATGATTCGAGTTCTTTGGTGAAATCCGGAATGATCTGTTCGCAACGTAGCAGTACCTCAGAAGTCTGTATCGACTTCGGCACATAGTTTTTTACCTTGGGTTCGAAACCGAAGGCGTAGAGCAGATTCCGACCGTCGGGCTCAGACGCGTCAGCGAGAAGCGCTGGATGGACAAACGCGAGGGCCGACCGAGCCAAGAATTCGAGGGCGAGCGATGCCCAAAAAGGAAATAGGTCGTCTTCCCGTGGTGCCTCAAAAGCCTTGTCTACATAGGCCCGCGCTTTGCTCCACAACAGATCGTGTGTCCAGAGCGACTGCGGATTTGCGTTACCCATCGTTCGATACCCCTACCATCACTCGTTGAATTGTTCTCTGACTCGCTGGCTGACCAACCGCAGGGCGTGCGTGTAGCATTCGCCAGTTGTCTAGGATCAGTACATCGTCAGGCGAGCGCCAGTTTATCTGAACCGGCCGCTGCGCCAACTGGTTGCGGAGACTCGCTGCTATTTCCGCCGCGACAGTTTTGGCGAGTGGCCCGTGCGGCGACATGGTACAAACGTCCCAACGTATGCCGGATTCGCCGCGATGTTGGAAGAACATTGAGCAAAGATACGGCTCGCGTACGCGGGACACTCGCCACAGTGCGCGCCCCCAATCTTCGCGCTTAATCATATCGACCAGTTCGAGGCTATCAACAAGCAAGGTAGGCACCGACTCATCGACCACCGACGCCCGCATAACCAGGTAGCGCGGAGGCAGCGGCCAATGCGCCATATCGGTATGCAACGGGAACTCGCCCAGCCCGTATAGGGAACTCGTCGTGTTTGGTCGTGCGGCTGCCTCGTTCACTGGTCGCAACGACTGAACGACCGGCGTCCCCGAGCCTGAGACCGGTGGGCCGAGCAGTTGTGCAACGGCGTATATATCTGCCGCCCAAGCTGGATCGTGGTGAAATAACCATCCATGATCGACAAGGGTTCTCGTATGTTCTGCGGCGAGTGCAATCACGTCTTGTGTCGAGACTGGGGGAACGGCGATTGTATGCTGCCGGGAAGCAAACTTTACAGGCAGCGTCGAGTCACAGATCTTTCTGTAGCGTGCAGGCAATGACGGATAGCTGAAATTGGCCGGACTGAGTCAGACGATCTGACGCTGTCCGCTTCGTCTAAACCTAGCCTTATACACGTCTCTTTATCGCGGTGTTCACCTTGTAGATAAGCCGCGCAGCCTCGTCTAGTGCCGCGGCGCTGCGTCGAGCGTCCCGCGCGGATTCTCGGAGCAAGGCCGCAGCCTGTTGAAGCGCGGCGACATCAGCATCTGTTACACGGTCACCATTGGCACGCCCAGATGCTACGGCCGCTCGTTTGTTTGCCCATCGCCTTATGACCGTTGGACTCGCCATGTCGTCCGGTAGCTCCCCGAGTGTCTCCATGTTCGCTGCTAACCAAATAGCATCTTGCCGAGTCGTGAATACGATTTCGTCAAAGCCGTGAGCCGTTACCCACGCAGAAAAGGACTGATTCGATACGCACTTACGCTTTCCAGTCGCCAGCGCCTCACCGACCTGGAGCCACCAGCGCCTGTGCGCGTCCTGCGACCGCTCGCGCCTTTCCCTGGCCTTGTCACCTGCTCCCCGCGATAGGGCGCGGCGTCGCGGGGCACCCTCTTGAAGTCGTTCCCAAGCGTCCTGCCCGCGTGCCACGACGGGATCATCCGATCTCTTTGGCTGCGGCGGTTCAATTCGGCTTACCACTTCAGGAGAACCTCGAACGCTGGCCGGAAGCCGATAACCACAATCGCTACCGGGACCGCTACTGCAAGCGGCACCCACCACGGCATTCGGGCGAGTCGCCGTGTTTCCTCGAACTGCCGTTCCGCTTCGTCCAATAGCTGCATGGTAAGGGCACGAGACCTCGCGGCGAATTCCTCGCTCCGGCGCAAACGCATACGGCTCCCCCTGAGTGTACAGGTGATGGTTCCCGATTCTAACTCTCGCCCACTTCGCGCCAGGATTGACGCTGCTCAGCGGCGGCCGCTTTGACGCGGGACCAGGCGCGTCCTCTTTTGCAGGGGACACCCTGCGCCCCACCAGATTGCATCAGATACGGCCGGTAGCTCTGAGCCACCTCTTATAGATCGAAGGGACCCCTGAGCGGTCAACCTGTGCTGAGTTATTCGGCGCGGGGGCACGGGCCACGCGATGTAGCCGATGGGCCGCCTGGGTACAACAAAAAGCCCGCCGAGTACAACTTGGCGGGCCTCTTGGGTACAATTGGGTACATCAGATTGGGTACATTCGACGGAGATTACTCCTGCCCCTGACTCGTCAGGAACTCCTCGTAATTCCCGCCGAAGTCGAACAGCGTGCTGTCCGTACGCACTTCGATGATCCGGTTCGCCAGCCCGCTCACGAATTCGCGGTCGTGCGACACGAAAATCAGCGTGCCTTCGAACTGCTCGAGCGCGATCTGCAGCGACTCGATCGACTCCATGTCCATGTGGTTGGTCGGCTCGTCCATCAGCAGCACGTTGTGGCGGCCGAGCATCAGCTTGCCCCAGATCATGCGGCCCTTCTCACCGCCCGACAGCACCTTCACCGACTTCTTGATGTCGTCCGACGAGAACAGCAGGCGGCCAAGCGTGCCGCGCACCATCGTTTCGTCGTCACCGTCCTTGCGGTACTGGTCGATCCAGTCCATCAGCGTGATGTCGTTCGGGAACTCCTCGTACGTGTCCTGCGGCATGTAGCCGACATTCGCGTTCTCGGACCACTTCACCGTGCCGTGCTCCAGCGCAAGCGCGCCGAGCAGCGAACGCAGCAGCGTCGTCTTGCCCGCACCGTTCTCGCCGATGATCGCGATGCGCTCGCCCGGCTGAACCGACAGGTTGAAGTTCTGGAAGATCGTGCGCTCGTACTTCTTCGTGATGTCTTCGGCCACCACCGCGACGTTGTGCAGCTTCTTCTCGAACTCGAAACGGATGAACGGGTTCTGGCGCGACGACGGCTTGAATTCCTCGATCTTGATCTTGTCGATCTGCTTCGCACGGCTCGTTGCCTGGCGGGCCTTCGACTTGTTCGCCGAGAAGCGGCGCACGAAATCCTGCAGCTCGGCGACGCGCTCCTTCGCACGCGTATTCGCCGCGGCCTGGCGCTCGCGCGCCTGCGCCGATGCGAGCATGTAGTCGTCGTAGTTGCCCGGCCAGACCTTCAGCGTGCCGAAGTCCATGTCGGCCATGTGCGTGCACACCGAGTTCAGGAAGTGACGATCGTGCGAAATGATGATCATCGTCGAGTTGTACTCGTTGAGCGTTTGCTCGAGCCAACGAATCGAGTTGATGTCGAGGTTGTTGGTCGGCTCGTCGAGCAGCAGCACGTCCGGCTTCGAGAACAGCGCCTGTGCGAGCAGCACGCGCAGTTTCCAGCCCGGCGCGACGTCGCTCATCGTGCCGGTGTGGAATTTCTCCTCGATGCCGATGCCGAGCAGCAGCGCGCCTGCGCGTGCCTCGGCGTCGTAGCCGCCGTATTCGGCGAACTTGCCTTCGAGCTCGGCCGCGTGCATGTAGTCGTCGTCGGTGGCTTCCGGGTTCGCGTAGATCGCGTCACGCTCGGTCATGGCGGCCCACATCTCGGTGTGGCCCATCATCACGACGTCGAGCACACGCACGTCTTCGTATGCGAACTGGTCCTGGCGCAGCTTGCCCAGGCGGACGTTCGGCTCCAGCGCGACGTTGCCGGCGCTCGGCTCGAGGTCGCTGCCGAGGATCTTCATGAACGTCGACTTGCCACAGCCGTTCGCGCCGATCAGACCGTAGCGGTTGCCCTCGCCGAATTTGACCGAGATATTCTCGAACAGGGGCTTTGGCCCGAATTGCATCGTGATGTTGGCAGTAGAAAGCACGGCAGGTCCCGTTAAGAGAGAAATCGACGGAAAACCGTGTATTTTAGCAGGTGTCGGAGAAACTGCCGACCGCACCGCCCCGGCAGCGCTTTCCGGCCCCCTGGCCCGCCGCCCGGCGGCCCCGCCAACCCGGCGGCACGCGCCCCACTGCCGCCCTACCGGAATCCCGCATCATGCCTGCCAGCCAGCTTCGCGAACAACTCGTCGGCGCGTGGCGCCTCGTGTCCTACGAAGTCCGTCCGCGCGACGGTGGCACGGCCACCTATCCGCTCGGCCGCGACGCGCGCGGCTGGATTCTCTATACGCCGGACGGCTACATGTCCGCCCAGCTGATGGCCGCCGGCCGGCCGCCCTACGCGAACGGCGACCCGCACCACGGCACCGACGAGGCGTGCGCGGCGGCCGCCCGCGGCTACATCGCCTATTCCGGCCCCTTTCAGGTCGCCAACGACGGTACGCTGACGCACGAAATGGACGTCAGCCTGTTCCCGAACTGGATCGGCAACGTCCAGCAGCGGGTCGCCGTGCTCGACGGCGATCGCCTGCAGCTCGGCCCCGCCGCCCCGGTCCGGCTCGACGGCCGGGAGGTCGACGTCCTGCTGCTGTGGGTGCGCGCGGGCCG
The DNA window shown above is from Burkholderia cepacia and carries:
- the gvpU gene encoding gas vesicle accessory protein GvpU, with the translated sequence MAEQTNAPREGEQVAPQHVITTAENDWFLQSLVSIVNASDMEIGITLFVSGALVSGQLVGGKHYFEGFASEFATGFDDPEVAASFKRNFEKYGEIFVEPDGTYKQDLEAPHFIHLKNARMFHPGGKAIPDNRGTWWRGRIREISGFSLGSLSQS
- a CDS encoding ABC-F family ATPase produces the protein MLSTANITMQFGPKPLFENISVKFGEGNRYGLIGANGCGKSTFMKILGSDLEPSAGNVALEPNVRLGKLRQDQFAYEDVRVLDVVMMGHTEMWAAMTERDAIYANPEATDDDYMHAAELEGKFAEYGGYDAEARAGALLLGIGIEEKFHTGTMSDVAPGWKLRVLLAQALFSKPDVLLLDEPTNNLDINSIRWLEQTLNEYNSTMIIISHDRHFLNSVCTHMADMDFGTLKVWPGNYDDYMLASAQARERQAAANTRAKERVAELQDFVRRFSANKSKARQATSRAKQIDKIKIEEFKPSSRQNPFIRFEFEKKLHNVAVVAEDITKKYERTIFQNFNLSVQPGERIAIIGENGAGKTTLLRSLLGALALEHGTVKWSENANVGYMPQDTYEEFPNDITLMDWIDQYRKDGDDETMVRGTLGRLLFSSDDIKKSVKVLSGGEKGRMIWGKLMLGRHNVLLMDEPTNHMDMESIESLQIALEQFEGTLIFVSHDREFVSGLANRIIEVRTDSTLFDFGGNYEEFLTSQGQE
- a CDS encoding lipocalin-like domain-containing protein; translation: MPASQLREQLVGAWRLVSYEVRPRDGGTATYPLGRDARGWILYTPDGYMSAQLMAAGRPPYANGDPHHGTDEACAAAARGYIAYSGPFQVANDGTLTHEMDVSLFPNWIGNVQQRVAVLDGDRLQLGPAAPVRLDGREVDVLLLWVRAGR